One stretch of Cohnella algarum DNA includes these proteins:
- a CDS encoding DUF4178 domain-containing protein, with protein sequence MSLLKRVKNLIRKPEPPKAEKSVLSLGPGDVCEVSLVTYQVAGRTKPLSRNAVWLTLRDGAAVRYLSVEERATRQFGLYSAIDGRLDSIDEVPTEIELDGIHYHLEERYSSRISAAGQTPFSETGGELYVWQYQSDNRKLLRVEWQDGRFMLYEGESVLPADVEWLRGTAQ encoded by the coding sequence ATGAGCTTGTTGAAACGCGTGAAAAACCTGATTCGCAAGCCGGAGCCGCCGAAAGCGGAAAAAAGCGTGCTGTCGCTCGGGCCGGGCGACGTTTGCGAAGTATCGCTTGTCACGTACCAGGTGGCGGGCCGAACGAAGCCGCTTAGCCGCAATGCGGTGTGGCTGACGCTGCGGGACGGGGCGGCCGTCCGTTATTTGTCCGTCGAGGAGCGGGCGACCCGGCAATTCGGCCTTTACTCGGCGATTGACGGGCGGCTCGATTCGATCGACGAGGTGCCGACCGAAATCGAGCTCGACGGCATTCATTATCATTTGGAAGAGCGCTACTCGTCCCGGATTTCGGCAGCCGGCCAAACGCCTTTTTCCGAAACGGGCGGGGAGCTGTACGTGTGGCAATATCAATCCGACAACCGCAAGCTGCTGCGCGTCGAGTGGCAGGACGGCCGGTTTATGCTTTACGAGGGTGAAAGCGTCCTTCCGGCCGATGTCGAGTGGCTTCGGGGGACGGCGCAATGA
- a CDS encoding DUF350 domain-containing protein, whose translation MTFNEIVGTLIWTAAGAVLLFVLMGADSLLTKYKDMEEMKKGNNAVIVRFVMKLGAQGYILSRSIATSDHLAEALLVSVVSFLILFVLERVVEWALGAIGDLRLAEGVKNGIVGHGLIAGTLHAVGALIIGACL comes from the coding sequence TTGACGTTCAACGAAATCGTAGGGACGCTGATTTGGACGGCGGCAGGCGCCGTTCTGCTGTTCGTCTTGATGGGGGCCGACTCCCTGCTGACGAAGTACAAGGACATGGAAGAAATGAAGAAGGGGAACAACGCCGTCATCGTTCGCTTTGTCATGAAGCTGGGAGCGCAAGGGTATATTCTGTCCCGTTCGATCGCGACGTCCGATCATTTGGCGGAAGCTTTGCTCGTGTCCGTCGTATCTTTCCTCATCTTGTTCGTGCTGGAACGGGTGGTCGAATGGGCGCTCGGGGCGATCGGCGATTTGCGTTTGGCGGAAGGCGTCAAGAACGGAATCGTCGGCCACGGGCTGATCGCCGGCACGCTGCATGCGGTCGGAGCGCTTATTATCGGAGCCTGCCTATAA
- a CDS encoding PspA/IM30 family protein, with protein MSIFKRLRDLTLSNVYALIEKAEDPVKMTDQYLRDMQDDLEDAEKAVAAQIALEKKFKQLYEEQEALVQKREEQANIAAQAKNVDLARRALEEKKAAAQKAAEYKASYDQNKASADRLREKLDEMRKQYTDLKNRRETLVARANAAKAQAEINKAMAGFGSDTALAGLKRMEDKVMQMEAHAEATEELNGAKGKSLDEEIAALGKDKEVEDELAALLKKYE; from the coding sequence ATGTCCATTTTCAAAAGGCTTCGCGACTTGACGCTGTCCAACGTGTACGCATTGATCGAAAAGGCTGAAGATCCGGTAAAGATGACGGACCAATACCTGCGCGATATGCAGGACGATCTGGAGGACGCGGAGAAAGCGGTAGCCGCCCAAATCGCCCTGGAAAAGAAATTCAAGCAGCTGTACGAGGAGCAGGAAGCGCTCGTTCAGAAACGCGAAGAGCAAGCGAACATCGCCGCTCAGGCGAAGAACGTCGATCTTGCCCGCCGGGCGCTCGAGGAGAAGAAAGCCGCGGCCCAGAAGGCTGCCGAGTACAAGGCAAGCTACGATCAAAACAAGGCCTCGGCCGACCGCCTGCGCGAGAAGCTCGACGAGATGCGCAAGCAGTACACCGACCTGAAAAACCGCCGCGAAACGCTCGTCGCCCGGGCGAACGCAGCCAAAGCGCAGGCCGAAATCAACAAAGCGATGGCGGGCTTCGGTTCCGATACGGCGCTCGCGGGGCTCAAGCGCATGGAAGACAAGGTTATGCAAATGGAAGCCCACGCCGAAGCGACCGAGGAGCTCAACGGCGCGAAAGGCAAGTCGCTTGACGAAGAAATTGCGGCTCTCGGGAAAGACAAAGAGGTCGAAGACGAGTTGGCGGCGCTGCTGAAAAAGTACGAATGA
- a CDS encoding DedA family protein: MENWITNMMNDFGYFGVFLLIALENLFPPIPSEVILTFGGFMTTYTNLTVVGVVIASTIGSVVGAVLLYYIGFIIDRDRMERIIVKWGRILRLTPADVHKSYDWFAKYGVWTVFLCRMVPLLRSLISIPAGSTRMNFSLFLFLTTVGSLIWNVALVLIGAAVGASWETIVGYMDVYSNVVYALLALGCLAVAVWWFKRRKKS, encoded by the coding sequence ATGGAAAATTGGATTACCAATATGATGAACGATTTCGGCTATTTCGGCGTCTTTCTTTTGATCGCGCTTGAAAATCTTTTCCCGCCGATTCCTTCGGAAGTGATTTTGACGTTCGGCGGGTTTATGACGACTTACACGAACCTGACCGTCGTAGGCGTCGTCATCGCCTCCACGATCGGTTCCGTCGTCGGGGCCGTCCTCCTGTACTACATCGGCTTTATCATCGACCGCGACCGGATGGAGCGCATTATCGTCAAGTGGGGACGCATCTTGCGGCTGACTCCCGCCGACGTGCACAAATCGTACGACTGGTTTGCCAAATACGGGGTATGGACGGTTTTCCTTTGCCGGATGGTTCCGCTGCTCCGCAGCCTGATCTCCATCCCCGCCGGAAGCACCCGGATGAATTTCAGCCTGTTTCTTTTTTTGACGACCGTCGGCTCGCTTATTTGGAACGTCGCCCTCGTCCTGATCGGCGCCGCCGTGGGGGCTTCCTGGGAGACGATCGTCGGTTACATGGACGTATATTCCAATGTCGTGTACGCGCTGCTGGCCCTCGGCTGCCTGGCCGTCGCCGTATGGTGGTTCAAAAGACGGAAAAAATCATAA
- a CDS encoding permease prefix domain 1-containing protein, producing the protein MVWLRKAFSIGDLKFGWILLVSLAVCAAVGYIDLVDNPEDQFWLAVGYAVAFGLAVLWSGVNYVGHIRLAAMYRKMNDIGAYVEQLAMGAEDKAELRNYLEDYAQDLIRQGKSERQATAEAISQFQVKELLRLSKHTDLFQLHAHYYLFGWTACAALLVLLIELTKGVFPSESLAILLAESIAAAYGASFVCLFFVYKLLDAFIYRTLRKHLF; encoded by the coding sequence ATGGTTTGGCTAAGAAAAGCGTTCAGCATCGGCGATCTGAAATTCGGCTGGATTTTGCTGGTGTCCCTGGCCGTCTGCGCCGCGGTTGGCTACATCGACCTCGTCGACAATCCGGAGGATCAGTTCTGGCTGGCGGTCGGGTATGCCGTCGCGTTCGGTCTCGCCGTATTGTGGAGCGGCGTCAACTACGTCGGCCACATTCGCCTTGCCGCGATGTACCGGAAGATGAACGATATCGGAGCGTATGTGGAACAGCTGGCGATGGGCGCCGAGGACAAGGCGGAATTAAGGAACTACTTGGAGGATTACGCGCAGGATTTGATCCGTCAGGGAAAATCCGAACGGCAGGCGACGGCGGAGGCCATCTCGCAGTTTCAGGTAAAAGAATTGCTGAGGCTGTCCAAGCATACGGATCTGTTTCAACTGCACGCTCACTATTATTTGTTTGGATGGACAGCATGCGCGGCGCTCCTTGTTCTTCTGATCGAACTGACGAAGGGGGTGTTTCCGTCCGAATCGCTGGCCATCCTCCTCGCGGAATCGATCGCTGCCGCTTACGGCGCGTCGTTCGTCTGCCTGTTTTTCGTCTATAAGCTGCTCGACGCCTTTATTTATCGAACGTTGCGAAAGCATTTATTCTAG
- a CDS encoding PadR family transcriptional regulator: MNTEMLKGTVDLLILSIIQNQDNYGYEISKAIKERTAGAFELQEATLYLSLKRLEKQRAVSSYWGDQTHGGRRKYYSITDEGRALLNKYIEDWRQTNEIVSRFI, encoded by the coding sequence TTGAACACGGAAATGTTGAAGGGGACCGTCGATCTTCTCATCCTTTCGATTATCCAGAACCAGGACAACTACGGCTACGAAATTTCCAAGGCGATCAAGGAACGCACGGCGGGAGCGTTCGAACTGCAGGAGGCGACGCTGTATTTGTCGCTGAAACGGCTGGAGAAGCAGCGCGCGGTATCTTCCTACTGGGGAGACCAGACCCACGGGGGCAGGCGGAAATATTATTCGATCACCGACGAAGGAAGGGCGCTTTTGAACAAGTATATCGAGGATTGGCGCCAGACCAACGAAATCGTCAGTCGATTTATTTGA
- the glyA gene encoding serine hydroxymethyltransferase produces the protein MSQLRNQDPEIVNALNLELNRQRNNLELIASENIVSEAVLETMGTVLTNKYAEGYPGKRYYGGCEYVDIPEEIARNRAKELFGAEHANVQPHSGAQANMAVYLAALQPGDTVLGMNLAHGGHLTHGSPVNASGLLYNFVAYGVNEQTFTIDYDEVRKAAFKHRPRLIVAGASAYPRIIDFEALGQIANDIGALFMVDMAHIAGLVAGGQHPSPVPHAHFVTTTTHKTLRGPRGGMILTRKPWAAAIDKAVFPGSQGGPLMHIIAAKAVALGEALQPSFKDYAANVVANAKALADELLSQGLNLVSGGTDNHLMLVDTRNLNITGKDAEHVLDSVGITVNKNAIPFDPTSPFVTSGIRIGTPAVTSRGMDAEAMKTIGEVIALTLKNKDDSAVLDKARAMVTELTEQFPLYPNLKY, from the coding sequence ATGTCACAATTGCGCAATCAAGATCCGGAAATCGTCAATGCGTTAAACCTGGAGCTTAACCGTCAACGCAATAACCTGGAACTGATCGCTTCCGAGAACATCGTCAGCGAAGCCGTGCTGGAAACGATGGGCACCGTGCTTACGAACAAGTATGCGGAAGGCTATCCGGGCAAACGCTATTACGGCGGCTGCGAATACGTCGACATTCCGGAAGAGATCGCCCGCAACCGCGCCAAGGAGCTGTTCGGAGCGGAGCATGCCAACGTACAGCCGCATTCCGGCGCGCAAGCGAACATGGCCGTTTATTTGGCCGCGCTGCAGCCCGGCGACACGGTGCTCGGCATGAACCTGGCCCACGGCGGCCACCTGACGCACGGAAGCCCGGTCAACGCGTCCGGCCTGCTGTACAACTTCGTCGCCTACGGCGTCAACGAGCAGACGTTCACGATCGATTACGACGAAGTGCGCAAAGCGGCGTTCAAGCACCGCCCGCGCCTGATCGTGGCCGGCGCCAGCGCCTACCCGCGGATTATCGACTTTGAAGCGCTCGGCCAGATCGCCAACGACATCGGCGCGCTGTTCATGGTCGATATGGCGCACATCGCGGGCCTCGTCGCCGGCGGCCAGCATCCGAGCCCGGTGCCGCACGCCCATTTCGTGACGACGACGACGCACAAAACGCTGCGCGGACCGCGCGGCGGCATGATTTTGACCCGCAAGCCTTGGGCGGCCGCGATCGACAAAGCGGTATTCCCGGGTTCGCAGGGCGGCCCGCTCATGCACATCATCGCGGCCAAGGCGGTCGCGCTCGGCGAAGCGCTGCAGCCTTCGTTCAAAGACTACGCGGCCAACGTCGTCGCGAACGCGAAAGCGCTCGCCGACGAGCTGCTGTCGCAAGGGCTGAACCTGGTGTCCGGCGGCACCGACAACCACCTCATGCTGGTGGATACGCGCAACCTGAACATCACCGGCAAAGATGCCGAGCACGTGCTCGATTCGGTCGGCATTACCGTCAACAAAAACGCCATCCCGTTCGACCCGACGAGCCCGTTCGTCACGAGCGGCATCCGGATCGGCACCCCGGCCGTCACTTCGCGCGGCATGGACGCCGAAGCGATGAAAACGATCGGCGAGGTCATCGCCCTGACGCTGAAGAACAAGGACGACTCAGCCGTTCTGGACAAGGCGCGCGCGATGGTTACGGAGTTGACGGAGCAATTCCCGCTTTATCCGAATTTGAAATACTGA
- a CDS encoding TIGR01440 family protein encodes MTETGSEAVSGSGSPAQPGRPAEEQTAETGRNEAGRNGGEPLADRVERALAELVAAGKLRPGQKLVAGVSTSEVRGLRIGTAGAAEVAEQIYEGVRRVCERAGLHALWQCCEHLNRALVAERALAEAQGWTIVSAVPVPKAGGSMAAYAYRRLSDPCLVEAVQADAGIDIGETLIGMHLRPVAVPVRPSVPWVGEARVTMAYARPKLIGGERAVYELPADSSASRTCD; translated from the coding sequence ATGACGGAAACGGGATCGGAAGCCGTGTCCGGATCCGGGTCGCCCGCGCAACCGGGGCGGCCGGCGGAGGAACAGACGGCGGAAACCGGACGAAACGAAGCCGGGCGAAACGGCGGCGAGCCTTTGGCGGACCGGGTGGAGCGGGCGCTGGCCGAGCTGGTCGCGGCGGGCAAGCTTCGTCCGGGACAGAAGCTGGTCGCGGGCGTCAGCACGAGCGAGGTGCGCGGCCTGCGCATCGGCACCGCGGGCGCGGCCGAAGTGGCGGAGCAGATTTACGAAGGGGTTCGCCGGGTTTGCGAGCGGGCGGGCTTGCACGCGCTTTGGCAGTGCTGCGAGCATTTGAACCGCGCGCTCGTCGCCGAGCGGGCGTTGGCCGAGGCTCAAGGGTGGACGATCGTTTCCGCGGTGCCCGTGCCGAAAGCGGGCGGCTCGATGGCGGCTTACGCGTACCGCCGGTTGTCCGATCCGTGTCTGGTCGAAGCGGTGCAGGCGGATGCGGGCATCGACATCGGCGAAACGCTGATCGGCATGCATTTGCGTCCGGTTGCAGTGCCGGTTCGCCCGTCCGTTCCGTGGGTCGGGGAAGCCCGGGTCACGATGGCCTACGCCCGGCCCAAGCTGATCGGCGGGGAGCGGGCGGTGTACGAACTGCCGGCCGATTCCTCGGCCTCCCGAACTTGCGATTGA
- the rpiB gene encoding ribose 5-phosphate isomerase B yields the protein MKIAIGADHAGYRLKDVIVPFLKAQGHEIIDVGCNCADSVDYPDYSVPVCDKVVRGEAERGILICGTGIGMSIAANKTPGIRCALVHDLFSAKATREHNDTNVLAMGERIIGPGLAEEIVRVWLETPFSQGERHAGRINKVKAIESQYSLHP from the coding sequence ATGAAAATCGCGATCGGAGCGGACCACGCCGGTTATCGCTTGAAGGACGTCATCGTGCCTTTTCTCAAGGCGCAAGGCCATGAAATCATCGACGTCGGCTGCAATTGCGCCGATTCGGTCGACTATCCCGACTATTCCGTGCCCGTCTGCGACAAAGTCGTCAGGGGCGAAGCGGAGCGCGGCATTCTGATTTGCGGAACCGGCATCGGCATGTCGATCGCCGCCAACAAGACGCCGGGCATTCGCTGCGCGCTCGTTCACGACTTGTTCTCGGCGAAAGCGACTCGCGAGCATAACGACACGAACGTGCTGGCGATGGGCGAACGCATTATCGGCCCGGGCCTGGCGGAAGAAATCGTCCGGGTTTGGCTGGAAACGCCGTTCTCGCAGGGCGAGCGCCATGCGGGACGGATCAACAAGGTCAAAGCGATCGAATCGCAGTATTCCCTTCATCCCTAA
- a CDS encoding low molecular weight protein arginine phosphatase, with amino-acid sequence MRRILLVCTGNTCRSPMAEAMLKSLAEQGGIPLEVRSAGVSTIDGMPISPHAAQALINRQLPLPGGSTSLDGETARWADLILTMTTGHKRTVVARYPEASGKTYTLKEFAMGGEPAAMNDLAEAQRLYADWQVRQALGESLPEADRKRLEELASRLPDLDIADPYGGTPEMYERSADEIWEALDQVVRRLDTD; translated from the coding sequence ATGAGGCGGATTCTGCTGGTCTGTACGGGCAATACGTGCCGCAGTCCGATGGCGGAGGCGATGCTGAAAAGCTTGGCCGAACAAGGGGGGATTCCCCTGGAGGTTCGTTCCGCCGGCGTAAGCACGATCGACGGGATGCCGATTTCGCCCCACGCCGCACAAGCTTTGATCAACCGGCAATTGCCGTTGCCGGGAGGTTCGACCTCGCTTGACGGGGAGACGGCGCGATGGGCCGATCTCATCTTGACGATGACGACCGGACACAAGAGAACCGTCGTCGCCCGCTACCCGGAAGCGTCCGGCAAGACGTACACGCTGAAGGAATTCGCGATGGGCGGCGAACCGGCCGCCATGAACGATCTGGCGGAGGCGCAGCGGCTTTATGCCGATTGGCAGGTCCGGCAGGCGCTCGGGGAAAGCTTGCCCGAAGCCGACCGGAAGCGCCTGGAAGAGCTGGCGAGCCGGCTTCCCGATTTGGATATCGCCGACCCTTACGGCGGTACGCCGGAAATGTACGAGCGAAGCGCCGACGAGATTTGGGAAGCGCTCGATCAGGTCGTTCGCCGGCTGGATACGGATTGA
- a CDS encoding manganese efflux pump MntP family protein yields MGMEAASVGQILTILIMAVALGMDAFSLGVGIGLKGVRLLDVLKISTAIGLFHVLMPLGGMWAGHYVSELLGGVATSAAGALLLLLGGHMVYSALRGEAVETVNHRTFWGMILFAFTVSIDSFSVGVSLGMFAAHRTFTVLAFGFFGGAMSVLGLMIGRRISRSLGGYGEAFGGVILFAFGVMFLI; encoded by the coding sequence ATGGGAATGGAAGCGGCATCCGTTGGGCAAATTTTAACGATTTTAATTATGGCGGTCGCTTTGGGCATGGATGCTTTTTCCCTCGGCGTCGGGATCGGCCTGAAAGGGGTTCGTTTGCTCGATGTGCTCAAGATCAGCACGGCAATCGGCCTTTTCCACGTCCTGATGCCGCTTGGGGGCATGTGGGCCGGCCATTACGTAAGCGAGCTGCTGGGCGGAGTGGCGACTTCGGCGGCGGGGGCGCTGCTGCTTCTGCTCGGCGGGCACATGGTGTACAGCGCGCTCCGGGGAGAAGCCGTCGAGACGGTCAACCACCGAACCTTCTGGGGAATGATTCTGTTTGCGTTCACGGTCAGCATCGACTCGTTTTCGGTCGGCGTTTCGCTCGGGATGTTCGCGGCTCACCGGACGTTCACCGTCCTTGCCTTCGGTTTTTTCGGAGGAGCGATGAGCGTGCTGGGCCTGATGATCGGAAGGCGGATCAGCCGGTCGCTCGGCGGGTACGGCGAAGCGTTCGGGGGCGTCATTTTATTTGCGTTCGGCGTCATGTTTCTGATATAA
- a CDS encoding L-threonylcarbamoyladenylate synthase, translated as MKLHTIYWPPEREEAGIREAAAALAAGGVVAFPTETVYGLGGDARSVEAAERIFAAKGRPSDNPLIVHLADAKDADALAGPIGELERKLMAAFWPGPLTLVLPVRPGAVSARVTAGLDTVAVRVPGHELARRLIAAAGCPIAAPSANRSGRPSPTLARHVLEDLDGRIDGVLDGGPTGVGLESTVVRVVDGTVHVLRPGGVTAEQLREAAGAGAKVVAAGEGPSGDRVNNETGAGSEASEAPRSPGVKYTHYAPRGRMTLIAADDPARLRSGVQDAADAAGRSGAKVGILACAEHAGFYRADAVLTLGSRERPEQAAQALYAALRQCDERGLEAIFAESFPEKGIGAALMNRMLKASGGRIVRV; from the coding sequence ATGAAGCTGCATACGATATATTGGCCGCCGGAGCGGGAAGAGGCCGGCATTCGCGAAGCCGCCGCGGCTCTTGCCGCAGGCGGCGTTGTCGCTTTCCCGACGGAAACGGTATACGGTCTCGGCGGGGACGCTCGCAGCGTGGAGGCCGCGGAACGCATATTCGCCGCCAAAGGCCGCCCGTCCGACAATCCGCTGATCGTGCATTTGGCCGACGCGAAGGACGCCGACGCCCTGGCGGGCCCGATCGGCGAGCTGGAGAGGAAATTGATGGCCGCCTTTTGGCCCGGTCCGCTTACGCTCGTGCTGCCCGTGCGCCCGGGCGCCGTGTCGGCTCGGGTTACCGCCGGGCTGGACACGGTCGCGGTCCGCGTTCCCGGACACGAGCTCGCCCGGCGCCTGATCGCCGCGGCGGGATGCCCGATCGCCGCCCCGAGCGCGAACCGCTCGGGACGGCCGAGCCCGACGCTCGCCCGGCACGTGCTGGAGGACCTCGACGGGCGCATCGACGGCGTGCTGGATGGCGGTCCGACCGGCGTCGGGCTGGAGTCCACCGTCGTGCGGGTCGTGGACGGGACCGTACACGTTTTGCGTCCGGGCGGCGTGACGGCGGAACAGCTGCGGGAGGCGGCGGGCGCAGGCGCGAAAGTCGTCGCGGCCGGCGAGGGGCCAAGCGGCGACCGCGTGAATAACGAAACCGGCGCAGGGAGCGAAGCCTCCGAAGCGCCGCGCTCGCCCGGCGTCAAATACACCCATTACGCTCCGCGCGGGCGGATGACGCTGATCGCGGCGGACGATCCGGCCCGCCTGCGCTCCGGCGTCCAGGACGCAGCCGATGCCGCCGGGCGAAGCGGGGCCAAGGTCGGCATTTTGGCTTGCGCCGAGCATGCCGGCTTCTACCGCGCGGACGCCGTGCTGACGCTCGGCTCCCGCGAGCGGCCGGAGCAAGCCGCGCAGGCGCTGTACGCCGCGCTCCGGCAATGCGACGAGCGAGGCCTCGAGGCGATTTTCGCCGAAAGCTTTCCCGAGAAGGGCATCGGCGCGGCGCTTATGAACCGGATGCTCAAAGCTTCCGGAGGACGAATCGTTCGCGTCTGA
- the spoIIR gene encoding stage II sporulation protein R — protein MRGLSHFLFLFFALSVGVSVWSSYSVFASSNAGGEIPDEAIRIRIIANSDSDRDQAIKSKVRDRVAELIDSWGAMPTTIEESRALLRSHMEDIQAAAERVLEEEGAVYGAEAELAEVPFPAKIFGGVLYPEGNYEALRITLGEGVGANWWCVLFPPLCLTAATAEDPDAEVAAAAANGAGGEAAPAVSGGEGQDEPKAGFFLWVLLEKLFAFIASLFS, from the coding sequence ATGCGTGGTCTTAGCCATTTTTTATTCCTCTTTTTTGCTTTGTCCGTAGGCGTGTCCGTTTGGTCCTCTTATTCCGTTTTCGCAAGCTCGAACGCCGGCGGGGAAATCCCCGACGAAGCGATTCGCATCCGCATTATCGCGAATTCCGATTCCGACCGGGATCAAGCGATCAAAAGCAAGGTGCGCGACCGCGTCGCCGAGCTGATCGATTCCTGGGGCGCGATGCCGACGACGATCGAAGAGTCGAGAGCGCTGCTTCGTTCGCATATGGAAGACATTCAGGCGGCCGCCGAGCGCGTGCTCGAAGAAGAAGGCGCCGTTTACGGAGCCGAAGCGGAGCTTGCCGAAGTTCCGTTTCCCGCGAAAATATTCGGGGGCGTGCTCTATCCGGAAGGAAACTACGAGGCGCTCCGCATTACGCTCGGCGAGGGCGTCGGCGCGAACTGGTGGTGCGTGCTGTTCCCGCCGCTTTGCCTGACGGCGGCGACCGCCGAGGATCCGGACGCCGAAGTTGCCGCGGCCGCCGCGAACGGCGCGGGCGGGGAGGCGGCGCCGGCGGTTTCCGGGGGAGAGGGGCAGGACGAACCGAAAGCGGGCTTTTTCCTTTGGGTTTTGCTCGAGAAGCTGTTCGCCTTTATCGCTTCGCTGTTCTCCTGA
- the prmC gene encoding peptide chain release factor N(5)-glutamine methyltransferase: MTEKKAATIGETWRQGAERLRSAGIEEAEANAELLLLHALGIGKAELLRDMREPFPPERAEGWERLLERKAAGEPVQYILGGQYFYGRWFAATPDVLIPRPETELLAEAVLAEASGWEDASSLSVLDVGTGSGALAVTLAAERPNWRVAASDLSAAALAVARGNAERHGVHARIDFVQGDLLEPFIAGRTAVDVLVSNPPYIRSGDIAGLQREVRDFEPHLALDGGADGLAPYRSMALQIRALPDLPRLIAWEVGAGQAPDVAVLLRQAADWREIRFVRDFAGIDRHVLAVRG, encoded by the coding sequence ATGACGGAAAAAAAAGCCGCAACGATCGGCGAAACCTGGCGGCAGGGGGCGGAGCGCTTGCGAAGCGCCGGCATTGAGGAGGCGGAAGCGAACGCGGAGCTGCTGCTGCTGCACGCGCTGGGCATCGGCAAAGCGGAGCTGCTGCGCGATATGCGCGAGCCGTTCCCGCCGGAGAGGGCGGAGGGCTGGGAACGGCTGCTGGAGCGCAAAGCCGCGGGGGAGCCGGTGCAGTATATTTTGGGCGGCCAGTATTTTTACGGCCGTTGGTTCGCGGCGACGCCGGACGTGCTCATCCCGCGGCCCGAGACGGAGCTGCTCGCGGAAGCGGTGCTGGCCGAGGCGTCCGGCTGGGAGGACGCCTCTTCGCTCTCCGTGCTGGACGTCGGCACGGGAAGCGGGGCGCTCGCCGTGACGCTGGCGGCCGAGCGGCCGAATTGGCGCGTCGCCGCGTCGGATTTGTCGGCGGCCGCGCTTGCGGTGGCGCGCGGCAACGCGGAGCGCCACGGCGTGCATGCAAGGATCGACTTCGTGCAAGGCGATCTGCTGGAGCCCTTTATCGCCGGCCGGACGGCGGTCGACGTGCTCGTATCCAACCCGCCGTACATCCGTTCCGGCGATATTGCGGGCTTGCAGCGCGAGGTGCGGGACTTCGAACCGCATCTCGCGCTCGACGGGGGCGCCGACGGCCTTGCCCCCTATCGGTCGATGGCGCTGCAGATTCGAGCGCTGCCCGATTTGCCCCGCCTCATCGCTTGGGAGGTGGGAGCGGGGCAGGCGCCCGATGTCGCCGTCTTGCTCCGTCAGGCGGCGGACTGGCGCGAAATCCGGTTCGTGCGGGACTTCGCGGGCATCGACCGCCATGTGCTAGCCGTCCGCGGATAA